One window of Microcoleus vaginatus PCC 9802 genomic DNA carries:
- a CDS encoding alpha/beta hydrolase, translated as MSLQSISIPPTTDRKPVALIVALHGWGANARDLTSLAPVFNLPDYQFVFPHAPFPHPQVTSGKAWYNLQSKDAQGLVESRQLLREFLLSLESSTGVPLSRTILGGFSQGGAMTLDVGLTLPVAGLICLSGYLHPISPVAGSALPPVLIVHGTQDTIVPVSAAVRSRESLTAWGAAVQYQEFKMGHEILPEVIDVMRSFVVQTVSKSD; from the coding sequence ATGTCTTTACAATCTATTAGCATTCCACCCACAACCGATCGCAAACCTGTCGCTTTGATTGTCGCTTTGCATGGATGGGGTGCTAATGCTCGGGATTTGACTTCCTTAGCACCCGTTTTCAATTTGCCGGATTATCAGTTTGTGTTTCCCCATGCCCCCTTTCCCCATCCCCAGGTAACGAGCGGCAAAGCGTGGTATAACCTTCAAAGCAAAGACGCTCAGGGATTGGTAGAAAGCCGGCAATTGCTGAGGGAATTTTTGCTGTCTTTGGAAAGCAGCACGGGCGTGCCTTTGTCTCGCACGATTTTAGGTGGCTTTTCTCAAGGCGGAGCGATGACTCTAGATGTGGGATTGACTTTGCCTGTAGCCGGTTTAATTTGTCTGAGCGGTTATTTACACCCGATTTCGCCAGTTGCTGGGAGTGCTTTGCCACCTGTTTTAATCGTGCACGGTACTCAAGATACTATTGTGCCGGTTAGTGCTGCTGTGCGATCGCGCGAGAGTTTGACGGCTTGGGGAGCTGCGGTGCAGTATCAAGAATTTAAGATGGGACACGAGATTCTGCCGGAAGTTATAGATGTAATGCGAAGTTTTGTTGTACAAACTGTGTCGAAATCTGATTAA
- a CDS encoding FAD-dependent oxidoreductase, whose amino-acid sequence MPYGLLVFKARYRVPLMSQSTNPPLSPPVSRRTALKFLGVGAAGGLLGYSRFSKPEPTIFVQDSLDLPRMLNNRKTVAVVGAGLAGLACAYELSQRGFAVTLLDKSPQLGGKIASWPIQVGNETFMMEHGFHGFFPQYYNLKSVVEELEITDNFVSLESYAVVFRDGKYKPEVFRPNHSAFPWNIVDLGISSPNRLKWGINLTKPAHWQVFREIGGFQTKKTFARLDNISVADWVKGEFPRGLYDLYFLPFAKSSLNAPDELSAGELMQFFHFYFFGNPEGLAFNGTRQDMGTSLVQPIARAIESKGGKVLTDVAVSEIRWENGKIDSLSYQSGDVQSKIPFWVKRNALLSDSNSTEYFGAGDSVFAAAPSGKEAISLSCTHQGCTVKKQNDGQFHCPCHGAVFDAEGRVVSGPAQRDLPRFKVVDEKADEIQLAAAVNQSQPQNLGETLKADYYVLAADVPGMQHLFSLASGEVNPQVQSRIESLNIADPFAVGRFWFDREFAWDHSNFSSLSGYKLTDSITLYHRIQDQFIEWNQKTGGSVVELHAYCYKEKEFPNQQILLATFEEELYEIVPELKEANMLHRELVNQKNFSGYPPGSYAERPETCCAVPNLLFAGDWVKMPFPCGLMERAVSSGLLAANAILYQEGLQRRSLLTVNPEGVLKI is encoded by the coding sequence ATGCCTTATGGCCTCCTTGTGTTTAAAGCCCGTTACCGCGTACCGCTGATGAGTCAATCAACCAATCCACCGCTATCCCCACCAGTTTCTCGAAGAACCGCCCTCAAATTCCTCGGAGTCGGTGCCGCCGGCGGGCTGCTGGGCTACTCTCGATTTTCCAAGCCAGAGCCCACCATTTTTGTGCAAGATTCTCTTGACTTGCCGCGAATGCTGAATAACCGCAAAACCGTTGCAGTTGTGGGGGCAGGCTTGGCAGGGCTCGCCTGTGCTTACGAGCTCAGTCAGCGGGGTTTCGCCGTAACATTACTCGACAAATCGCCCCAACTCGGTGGCAAAATTGCTAGTTGGCCGATTCAAGTTGGGAACGAAACTTTTATGATGGAACACGGTTTCCACGGTTTTTTTCCGCAATACTACAACCTCAAAAGTGTGGTTGAAGAACTAGAAATTACTGATAACTTTGTATCTTTAGAATCCTACGCCGTTGTGTTTCGAGACGGCAAATACAAACCCGAAGTTTTCCGTCCCAACCATTCAGCTTTTCCCTGGAATATAGTTGATTTGGGGATATCTTCTCCCAATCGGCTCAAGTGGGGAATCAATCTTACAAAACCCGCTCACTGGCAAGTATTTCGGGAAATCGGCGGTTTTCAGACTAAAAAAACTTTCGCTCGCCTCGACAATATATCAGTTGCCGACTGGGTAAAAGGTGAATTTCCGCGCGGGCTTTATGACTTGTATTTTCTGCCTTTTGCCAAATCCAGCCTCAACGCTCCCGACGAATTGAGCGCGGGAGAATTAATGCAATTTTTCCACTTTTACTTTTTCGGAAATCCAGAGGGTTTGGCCTTCAACGGCACGCGGCAAGATATGGGCACGAGTTTGGTGCAGCCTATTGCCAGAGCCATTGAAAGCAAAGGCGGCAAAGTATTGACAGATGTCGCAGTCAGTGAGATTCGCTGGGAAAACGGCAAGATTGATTCTCTGAGTTACCAGTCGGGAGATGTGCAAAGTAAAATACCTTTTTGGGTGAAGCGAAACGCGCTGTTAAGTGACAGCAACTCTACGGAATATTTCGGCGCTGGGGACAGCGTATTTGCCGCTGCACCGTCGGGAAAAGAGGCAATTTCTCTGAGCTGCACTCACCAAGGCTGCACTGTTAAGAAACAGAACGACGGTCAATTTCACTGTCCTTGTCACGGGGCAGTTTTTGATGCCGAAGGGCGAGTTGTGAGCGGGCCTGCTCAGCGGGATTTGCCTCGATTTAAGGTAGTCGATGAAAAAGCAGATGAAATACAGTTAGCAGCAGCGGTTAACCAATCGCAGCCGCAAAATTTGGGAGAAACATTGAAGGCTGATTATTATGTTTTGGCGGCCGATGTTCCGGGGATGCAGCATTTGTTTAGTTTGGCTAGCGGTGAGGTGAATCCGCAGGTGCAGAGTCGGATCGAGAGTTTGAATATAGCCGATCCGTTTGCGGTCGGTCGCTTTTGGTTCGATCGCGAATTTGCGTGGGATCACAGCAATTTCAGTTCGCTTTCCGGCTACAAACTGACTGACAGCATTACGCTTTACCACCGAATTCAGGATCAGTTCATCGAGTGGAATCAGAAAACTGGCGGTAGTGTAGTGGAACTGCACGCTTATTGTTACAAGGAGAAAGAATTTCCCAACCAGCAAATTTTGCTGGCGACTTTTGAGGAAGAATTGTACGAAATTGTACCTGAATTAAAAGAGGCAAATATGCTGCACCGGGAATTGGTAAATCAAAAGAATTTCTCTGGATATCCGCCCGGTAGTTATGCAGAAAGACCAGAAACTTGCTGCGCTGTTCCCAATCTTTTGTTTGCGGGAGATTGGGTAAAAATGCCGTTTCCTTGCGGTTTAATGGAAAGGGCGGTTAGCAGCGGTTTGTTGGCAGCTAATGCTATTTTATATCAGGAGGGTTTGCAGAGGCGATCGCTCTTGACGGTGAATCCCGAAGGCGTGTTAAAAATCTAA
- a CDS encoding transcriptional regulator: MKNVKAPTSDSHREYLIESLHEPEEAAGFIGAILEEKDPEPALLRNAIRKVIEARIRMNTLSESAKQHHEKLDKMLAESAGSEIYSLVELLEALGFKLEITVADTELSPDSESTDLGESELSPEPVVINPS, encoded by the coding sequence ATGAAAAACGTGAAAGCACCGACAAGTGATAGCCACCGCGAGTACCTAATTGAATCTCTCCACGAGCCGGAAGAAGCTGCTGGTTTTATCGGCGCTATCTTGGAAGAAAAAGACCCTGAACCAGCACTTTTGAGAAATGCCATCCGAAAGGTGATTGAGGCTCGAATCAGGATGAATACTCTTTCGGAGTCAGCAAAACAGCATCACGAAAAACTCGACAAGATGCTGGCTGAAAGTGCAGGTTCGGAAATCTATAGTTTGGTAGAATTGCTCGAAGCATTAGGATTTAAACTAGAAATTACTGTCGCAGATACTGAGTTGTCGCCTGACTCGGAATCAACGGATTTGGGGGAATCAGAATTATCGCCCGAACCAGTAGTAATTAATCCCAGTTAA
- the coaBC gene encoding bifunctional phosphopantothenoylcysteine decarboxylase/phosphopantothenate--cysteine ligase CoaBC translates to MKGRRILIGVSGGIAAYKVCEVVSTLAKAGAEVKAILTDAAAEFVTPLTFATLCRHPAFTDKDFWQASHGRPLHIQLGEWAEVFVIAPLTANTLAKLAGGFADNLLTNTVLASSCPILLAPAMNTDMWEQPTVQRNWREVLTYRRYHAANPGAGMLACDRAGVGRMAEPYEILPHIESLLYAKGDRDLAGLRVLISAGGTREHLDPVRFIGNPSSGKMGIALAQAAQHRGATVTLVHSITGELPLSGLRAIAVTSAQEMRQAMLQCFPDADLTVMAAAVADVKPAEYSSEKLPKRSLPNCLPLAPVADIVAELGKLKQPHQKLIGFAAQTGDIVKPALEKLRSKKLDVIAANPIDQIGAGFGSNTNQAILINAAGKQVEIAPCSKLEMAHRLLDFVREG, encoded by the coding sequence ATGAAGGGCAGACGAATTTTAATCGGCGTTAGTGGCGGGATTGCCGCTTACAAAGTTTGCGAAGTAGTTTCCACTTTAGCGAAAGCTGGAGCTGAAGTTAAAGCTATTCTTACTGATGCAGCCGCGGAGTTTGTAACGCCTTTGACTTTTGCTACTCTGTGCCGCCATCCTGCTTTTACTGACAAAGATTTTTGGCAAGCAAGCCACGGGCGCCCCCTGCACATTCAACTGGGAGAATGGGCGGAAGTTTTTGTTATTGCTCCTTTGACAGCTAATACTTTGGCTAAGTTGGCGGGGGGTTTTGCGGATAATTTGCTGACTAATACTGTCTTAGCTTCTAGTTGCCCAATTTTGCTGGCACCGGCGATGAATACGGATATGTGGGAACAGCCGACGGTGCAGCGGAATTGGCGGGAAGTGTTGACTTATCGGCGCTATCATGCTGCGAATCCGGGGGCGGGAATGCTGGCGTGCGATCGCGCGGGTGTCGGCCGCATGGCAGAACCTTATGAGATTTTGCCTCATATTGAATCGCTGTTGTATGCGAAGGGCGATCGAGATTTAGCGGGCCTTCGGGTGTTGATCAGTGCGGGAGGAACGCGGGAACACCTCGATCCGGTGCGGTTTATCGGCAATCCTTCCAGTGGCAAAATGGGTATAGCTTTGGCGCAAGCTGCACAGCACCGCGGCGCTACAGTGACGCTGGTACACAGTATAACTGGCGAGTTGCCGCTCTCAGGTTTGCGGGCGATCGCAGTTACCAGTGCACAAGAAATGCGGCAGGCGATGCTGCAATGCTTCCCCGATGCGGATTTGACGGTGATGGCGGCGGCGGTAGCGGATGTGAAACCTGCCGAGTACAGTAGTGAGAAATTGCCGAAGCGATCGCTCCCGAATTGTTTACCGTTGGCACCGGTAGCGGATATTGTGGCAGAGTTGGGAAAATTGAAACAGCCGCACCAAAAATTAATCGGGTTTGCAGCACAAACTGGAGATATTGTCAAGCCGGCTTTGGAGAAATTGCGATCGAAGAAACTAGATGTAATTGCCGCAAACCCGATCGATCAAATAGGTGCCGGTTTCGGCAGCAATACCAATCAAGCAATATTAATTAATGCCGCCGGCAAGCAAGTAGAAATAGCACCTTGCAGCAAGCTAGAAATGGCTCACCGATTGTTAGATTTTGTGAGGGAAGGGTGA
- a CDS encoding class I SAM-dependent methyltransferase, translating to MLKSNCKIRNKSVMFDAFATEYDFAATLQNQNDFFTNNLSVSKGAALDIGCGSGILAFELAQYYDNVVAVDLSAKMLDIARQKRSAPNIEYIQMDASQLAIDRKFDLIVSAATFHHLPNLPAALEASKKLLNPHGKIVFLDNISEVETPPRIGYILGAARDFNPDCSTYGFRNALRLLKFRLSPGWLKHLASDRYLSERRFRKIYGRCFPGCYFVKLGCFMGVIWEHL from the coding sequence ATGCTGAAGAGTAACTGCAAAATTCGCAATAAATCTGTAATGTTTGATGCTTTTGCAACAGAATACGATTTCGCCGCCACCTTGCAAAACCAGAACGATTTCTTTACTAACAACCTATCGGTCAGCAAAGGTGCAGCATTAGATATTGGCTGCGGTTCGGGAATTCTTGCTTTTGAATTAGCCCAGTATTACGATAATGTAGTGGCCGTCGATTTATCAGCAAAAATGCTGGACATCGCCCGTCAAAAACGCTCAGCCCCCAATATCGAATACATCCAAATGGATGCCAGTCAATTAGCGATCGACCGCAAATTTGATTTAATAGTTAGTGCTGCTACTTTTCACCACCTGCCCAACCTCCCAGCCGCCCTTGAGGCAAGTAAAAAATTGTTAAATCCGCACGGAAAAATCGTCTTTTTAGATAATATATCGGAAGTCGAGACACCTCCTAGAATAGGCTACATATTAGGGGCAGCGAGAGATTTTAATCCCGACTGTTCCACCTACGGATTTCGCAATGCTTTAAGATTATTAAAATTTAGATTGTCGCCGGGGTGGTTGAAGCATTTAGCTAGCGATAGGTATTTGTCAGAACGGAGATTTAGAAAAATTTACGGTCGTTGCTTTCCGGGCTGTTATTTTGTAAAATTGGGTTGTTTTATGGGCGTAATTTGGGAACATTTGTAA
- a CDS encoding histidine kinase — MNVASNWFNSLKESLLSHRRYIPAALTLCTGTSLSLAAVAVVWHGENQRLQAEFHQQADRLNVALQQSINKNLEFLYSLEAFYSASAKVSRQDFKQFTQPALSRNSAIHSVNWIRRVPDAQKAAYEQTIRAEGFPAFQIYERTPDKKQVKAKVRSEYFPIIYREALEEDNKVIGFDVASSPDRKAALEKSVNTGKIAASGRIRLVSNNQPGLQVFLPVPRRRTSADNSIHAPQNLMGVIAGLFQITNMVDFSLESLNLDKINFYLYDNSAIEKERFLVRYDSQAKQLIDNPKHEKPELANLQGKICQNPSACTRLFNVGDRQWRLLVLPGKGYNSMRTHQGSLAIGAIGLLMTGSLTIYLLMSLERTAKVEQQVYDRTIQLKQRTAELETALKNLQETQFQLIQTEKMSSLGQLVAGVAHEINNPVNFISGNLIHTGAYTRNLLELVELYQQQYPNPTPEVQAKLQEIDLEFISEDLPKILQSMNMGAERIRQIVLSLRNFSRLDEAEMKSVDIHQGIDSTLMILDSRLKPQPGFPGIQVIKEYGNLPLVECWAGQLNQVFMNVLSNAIDVLHEKKSHILPNGKNPYDAAFLPRIRIRTELLSSNCVCVRIADNGAGMTENVKKRLFDPFFTTKPVGKGTGLGLSIGYQIVDKHKGSLRCLSAPGEGTEFWIEVPVRQHSKQSVSKVSPAVGASWN, encoded by the coding sequence ATGAATGTTGCGAGCAATTGGTTTAATTCGCTGAAGGAAAGTTTACTGTCGCACCGTCGCTACATTCCAGCAGCGCTGACTCTTTGCACCGGTACAAGCTTGTCATTGGCAGCCGTGGCCGTTGTTTGGCATGGGGAAAATCAACGACTGCAAGCTGAATTTCATCAGCAAGCCGATCGCCTGAATGTGGCATTGCAGCAAAGCATCAACAAAAATTTAGAATTTCTGTACTCACTTGAAGCATTCTACAGCGCATCTGCTAAAGTTAGCAGACAAGATTTTAAGCAATTCACTCAACCTGCACTTTCCCGAAATTCTGCTATACATTCTGTTAACTGGATTCGGCGCGTGCCGGATGCCCAAAAAGCAGCTTACGAACAAACAATTCGAGCCGAAGGTTTTCCGGCATTTCAAATTTACGAGCGAACTCCTGACAAAAAGCAGGTCAAAGCAAAAGTGCGATCGGAATATTTTCCAATTATTTACAGAGAAGCACTAGAAGAAGATAACAAAGTGATCGGTTTTGATGTTGCCTCCAGCCCCGATCGCAAAGCAGCTTTAGAGAAATCGGTGAATACCGGGAAAATAGCCGCTTCCGGGCGGATTAGATTAGTCAGCAACAATCAACCGGGATTGCAAGTATTTCTACCAGTACCCCGCCGCAGAACTTCTGCTGATAACTCGATCCACGCCCCCCAAAACCTAATGGGAGTTATTGCGGGTCTGTTTCAGATTACCAATATGGTCGATTTCTCTTTAGAATCGCTAAATTTAGACAAGATTAATTTTTACCTCTATGACAACTCTGCTATAGAGAAAGAACGCTTTCTGGTGCGCTACGACTCACAAGCTAAGCAGTTGATAGATAACCCAAAACACGAAAAGCCAGAGTTAGCTAATTTGCAGGGAAAAATCTGTCAAAATCCTAGTGCTTGCACTCGCTTATTTAACGTAGGAGACCGCCAGTGGAGGCTGCTAGTTTTGCCTGGGAAGGGGTACAACAGTATGAGGACGCATCAGGGTTCGCTGGCAATTGGCGCGATCGGGCTATTGATGACTGGCAGCTTGACGATTTACCTGTTGATGTCTCTAGAACGTACCGCAAAAGTAGAACAGCAAGTGTACGATCGCACAATTCAACTAAAACAGCGCACCGCTGAACTAGAAACAGCACTAAAAAATTTGCAGGAAACTCAATTTCAACTAATCCAAACTGAAAAAATGTCCAGCTTGGGGCAGTTGGTGGCGGGAGTTGCCCACGAAATTAACAATCCTGTCAACTTCATCTCTGGCAACCTGATCCATACAGGCGCATATACCCGAAACTTGCTGGAACTTGTGGAACTATACCAGCAGCAATATCCCAACCCAACGCCCGAAGTGCAAGCGAAACTACAAGAGATTGATTTGGAGTTTATCAGTGAAGACTTGCCTAAAATCCTACAATCAATGAATATGGGAGCTGAACGGATCAGGCAGATCGTGCTTTCTCTGCGGAATTTTTCGCGCTTGGATGAAGCAGAAATGAAGTCGGTTGACATTCACCAAGGCATTGACAGCACCTTGATGATTTTGGATAGTCGGCTGAAACCCCAACCTGGTTTTCCGGGCATTCAAGTCATCAAAGAATACGGAAATTTGCCCTTAGTGGAGTGCTGGGCGGGACAATTGAATCAGGTATTTATGAATGTTTTGAGCAATGCCATTGATGTTTTACATGAAAAAAAGAGTCACATTTTACCAAATGGTAAAAATCCCTATGATGCGGCTTTTTTACCTAGGATTCGGATTCGCACTGAACTTTTAAGTTCTAATTGTGTATGCGTGCGAATTGCTGACAATGGAGCGGGCATGACGGAGAATGTAAAAAAACGTTTATTTGATCCCTTTTTTACTACCAAACCTGTAGGCAAAGGTACTGGCTTGGGATTGTCGATCGGCTATCAAATAGTGGACAAACATAAAGGTTCGCTCAGGTGCCTATCGGCTCCCGGAGAGGGAACTGAATTTTGGATTGAGGTGCCGGTGCGACAACACTCTAAGCAATCTGTTTCTAAGGTTTCACCTGCGGTAGGTGCCAGTTGGAATTAG
- a CDS encoding aromatic ring-hydroxylating dioxygenase subunit alpha codes for MQNNAIKSVSPKGEKTHIRELGINLDRWYAIARTSEVHTQPLAAKIWNRAIVLFRDSAGKINALEDRCPHRQVKLSHGQVKGDLIECAYHGWRLNARGECAEVDYLAENQKLPNCKIRSYPVKEQNGFIWLFPGDEMQAEKNNLLDLPEWEHLNYIATVSVIDCQAHYSFLIENLMDMYHGHLHDDWQAWANPVLDTIEENEHQVTARYQAQSYYKIDKIWSISQLFFKSLRRLHPEPLDVSYVYPHWVSTLGSDFKIYCLVCPVSETATRAYLIHFTSLNAFWRLHKLPVWFRRFIKDSCFGAAQKLLDGLVRQDVLMIEEEQQAFLQNSERKSYELNRALGSVQKLMRSQAENG; via the coding sequence ATGCAAAACAACGCGATAAAATCGGTATCTCCAAAGGGAGAAAAAACTCACATCCGCGAGTTGGGCATTAATCTCGATCGCTGGTATGCAATCGCCCGCACCAGCGAGGTGCACACTCAGCCCCTAGCTGCGAAAATCTGGAATCGGGCGATCGTACTTTTCCGCGACAGTGCAGGCAAAATCAACGCTTTAGAAGATAGATGTCCGCATCGGCAAGTTAAACTCAGCCACGGTCAAGTTAAAGGCGATTTAATCGAATGTGCTTACCACGGATGGCGGTTAAATGCAAGGGGAGAATGCGCCGAAGTCGATTATTTAGCAGAAAATCAAAAGCTACCTAACTGCAAAATTCGCTCCTATCCTGTCAAGGAACAAAACGGTTTTATCTGGCTGTTTCCCGGCGACGAAATGCAAGCAGAAAAAAATAATTTACTGGATTTGCCAGAGTGGGAACATCTCAATTATATTGCCACAGTTTCAGTCATCGACTGTCAGGCACACTATTCATTTTTAATTGAAAACTTGATGGATATGTACCACGGACACTTGCACGATGATTGGCAAGCTTGGGCAAATCCGGTGTTAGATACTATAGAAGAAAACGAGCATCAAGTAACAGCGCGCTATCAGGCTCAAAGTTATTACAAAATAGATAAAATTTGGTCAATTTCTCAGTTATTTTTTAAGTCTTTGCGCCGACTGCACCCGGAACCGCTGGACGTGAGTTATGTTTACCCGCATTGGGTTTCAACTTTGGGGAGCGACTTTAAGATTTACTGCTTGGTTTGTCCGGTGAGCGAGACAGCAACTCGCGCTTATTTAATTCATTTTACCTCATTAAATGCGTTTTGGCGGCTGCACAAATTGCCTGTGTGGTTTCGCAGGTTTATCAAAGATAGTTGTTTCGGTGCGGCTCAAAAGTTATTAGATGGTTTGGTGCGGCAGGATGTGTTAATGATTGAGGAAGAACAGCAGGCTTTTTTGCAGAATTCAGAAAGAAAGAGTTACGAATTAAATCGGGCTTTGGGGAGTGTGCAAAAGTTGATGAGAAGTCAGGCGGAAAATGGATGA
- a CDS encoding DUF262 domain-containing protein, with amino-acid sequence MNRVSIKGEEHPIRKIFSDDFMFTIPLYQRPYAWTNEQAGELLEDLLTSLGDGNDTIDQLNPYFLGSIVLIKSGPPDAEIVDGQQRLTTLTILLAALRASLPTEHANDLTTYLYQKGSLIAGINNRYRLTLRERDADFFKEYLQNEGGINKLKELNNVELMDTQKLIKENAHLFLQRLQTIAESHRIRLAQFLITQCFLVVVSTPDFDSAYRIFSVLNNRGLDLSLTDILKADIIGKIPESQQEKYTKKWEDTEEDLGRELFKDLFSHIRMIKEKKKLNKSVLKDFQENINPAAGPQQFIDEILDPYAKAFSEIQNLRYESERRAEEINQLFKYLERIDNFDWIPPAILYLSRNRNNPDNLVRFFTDLDRLAAGLMIVRANINERIERYSRLLTAIEQEEYLFNSYSPLQFTPEESKNILRVLDSDLYLIQKIRRYVLLRLDAALSEGEASYNFSNITVEHVLPQNPDANSEWMKSFPSQQERDQYVHRLGNLVLLSSAKNTLAQNYDFDVKKQKYFTTKTGVSPFALTTQVLREQEWTPEVIARRQKELINVLKNLWRL; translated from the coding sequence ATGAACCGTGTCAGCATCAAGGGTGAGGAACACCCCATTAGAAAAATCTTTAGCGATGACTTTATGTTCACCATTCCCCTCTACCAACGTCCCTATGCTTGGACAAATGAGCAAGCTGGAGAACTGCTGGAAGACCTGCTAACATCATTGGGAGATGGCAATGACACGATTGATCAACTCAACCCGTACTTTCTAGGCAGCATTGTTTTGATCAAATCTGGGCCGCCAGATGCTGAAATTGTAGATGGTCAGCAACGTCTAACAACTCTCACCATACTACTAGCTGCTCTCAGGGCATCATTGCCAACAGAACACGCCAATGACTTGACCACTTATCTATACCAAAAAGGCAGCTTAATCGCGGGTATAAATAATCGTTACCGTCTGACTTTGCGCGAGCGAGATGCCGACTTTTTTAAGGAATATCTTCAAAATGAAGGTGGTATTAACAAGCTCAAAGAATTGAACAATGTTGAGCTGATGGATACTCAGAAGCTTATTAAAGAAAATGCACATTTATTCTTGCAACGTTTGCAGACTATCGCGGAATCCCACCGTATACGTCTTGCCCAGTTCCTCATTACCCAGTGCTTCTTGGTAGTGGTTTCTACGCCTGACTTTGACTCTGCATATCGGATATTTTCTGTGTTGAACAACAGGGGATTGGATCTCTCCCTAACTGATATCTTGAAAGCTGACATTATCGGAAAAATACCCGAAAGCCAACAAGAAAAATATACTAAAAAGTGGGAAGATACCGAGGAGGATCTGGGACGCGAATTATTCAAAGATTTGTTTTCTCATATTCGCATGATTAAGGAAAAGAAAAAACTCAACAAGAGCGTCCTTAAAGATTTTCAGGAAAACATCAATCCTGCGGCTGGGCCTCAGCAATTCATTGATGAAATTTTAGATCCTTATGCTAAGGCTTTTTCGGAAATTCAGAACTTAAGGTATGAAAGCGAGCGGCGTGCAGAGGAAATAAATCAACTGTTTAAATATTTAGAGAGAATTGATAATTTCGACTGGATACCGCCTGCCATTCTCTACCTGTCGCGCAACCGTAATAACCCGGATAATTTGGTGCGTTTTTTTACAGATTTAGACCGCCTTGCGGCAGGTTTAATGATTGTCCGCGCCAATATCAATGAACGGATTGAACGTTACAGCAGATTGCTTACTGCTATTGAGCAAGAGGAATATTTATTCAATTCCTATTCACCGCTCCAGTTTACTCCTGAAGAGTCAAAAAATATCCTCAGAGTCCTCGATAGTGACCTTTACCTAATTCAAAAAATTCGTCGTTATGTTTTGCTGCGCTTAGATGCTGCTCTGTCAGAAGGTGAAGCATCTTACAACTTCTCCAACATTACTGTCGAGCACGTACTTCCCCAAAATCCCGACGCTAATAGTGAGTGGATGAAGTCGTTTCCTAGTCAGCAAGAGCGCGATCAATATGTGCATCGTCTTGGCAACTTAGTTTTGCTATCTTCTGCGAAAAACACTCTGGCACAAAATTATGATTTTGATGTGAAAAAACAGAAGTATTTCACCACTAAGACAGGTGTTTCACCCTTTGCACTTACTACCCAAGTGCTGCGGGAACAGGAATGGACGCCAGAAGTAATCGCTCGACGACAGAAAGAGCTGATTAATGTTCTCAAGAATCTTTGGCGCTTATAG
- a CDS encoding DUF2555 domain-containing protein yields MKTLTKASRDIAVLTSQDVAELAVRLEVDDYTDPFEGLNDWHLLRSLAFQRPELVEPYLHLLDMEAYDEA; encoded by the coding sequence ATGAAAACTTTAACCAAAGCATCGCGCGATATTGCTGTACTTACTTCTCAGGACGTGGCAGAATTGGCTGTCCGTTTGGAAGTTGACGATTATACAGATCCTTTTGAGGGATTGAATGATTGGCATTTGTTGCGATCGCTTGCCTTTCAGCGGCCGGAGCTGGTTGAACCTTATCTCCACCTTCTGGATATGGAAGCCTACGACGAAGCATAG